Proteins from a single region of Macadamia integrifolia cultivar HAES 741 unplaced genomic scaffold, SCU_Mint_v3 scaffold2478, whole genome shotgun sequence:
- the LOC122066585 gene encoding probable aspartic protease At2g35615, which produces MTTAVLVYELFIFLSFTIFISSPCLTIDSITATNPKHPRFAVDFIHHDSPLSPFYNPNTTFWDKAARLYESSIARHAYISSKRVDKYRTDLILDHYWYLAKVTIGEPMVDVFTVFDTGSHLLWIQCRPCQHCMPQISNIYDRTKSRTYDTLTCGLDDCELAPGMGCDSNNRCTYNISYVDKSYSHGYLAKEILSFKDSEGDVMDTVRDVTFGCGFNNHITVGDLFDGILGLAEIDLSLLSQLRSITKPKFSYCMGNISDPSSKGNLIMGEDSHISGFSTPFNNDDGYYRIKIAVIKVGSLSLDIPRGAFNPYGNVILDSGTVYTFLPPEVHDLILTAISKAMERFEVQPIPPRQIGELCYKGSIGEDLNGFPTMTIRFKGNAELVLERWSIFIQVDYSNFCLAFLPTDGRNEPSMIGTMAQQFYNFGFDLDGKQLSIIRSVCIY; this is translated from the coding sequence ATGACCACTGCCGTTTTAGTCTATGAACTCTTCATCTTTTTATCCTTCACCATTTTCATATCTTCACCTTGCTTAACCATCGACAGCATTACTGCTACAAATCCTAAACACCCCCGATTCGCAGTTGATTTCATACACCATGACTCTCCACTTTCTCCATTCTATAATCCCAATACCACTTTTTGGGACAAAGCTGCGAGGTTATATGAAAGCTCAATTGCACGCCATGCCTATATATCTTCCAAAAGAGTTGACAAATACAGAACTGATCTTATTCTTGATCACTATTGGTATCTAGCAAAGGTCACAATTGGTGAACCAATGGTTGATGTCTTCACTGTCTTTGATACTGGTAGTCATCTGTTATGGATCCAATGCAGACCTTGCCAGCATTGTATGCCACAGATTAGTAACATCTATGATCGTACCAAGTCAAGAACTTATGACACCTTAACATGCGGTTTAGATGATTGCGAATTAGCTCCCGGTATGGGTTGCGATAGCAATAATCGGTGTACTTACAACATTTCATATGTTGATAAAAGTTATAGCCATGGCTATCTTGCTAAAGAGATCCTATCATTCAAGGACTCTGAAGGAGATGTAATGGATACTGTAAGGGATGTGACATTTGGTTGTGGCTTTAACAACCACATTACAGTTGGTGACCTATTTGATGGAATTCTAGGGCTTGCTGAGATCGATTTGTCACTGCTCTCTCAATTACGTTCCATTACAAAACCAAAATTCTCTTATTGTATGGGCAACATAAGTGATCCATCTTCCAAAGGAAATCTGATCATGGGTGAAGATTCACATATATCTGGCTTCTCTACTCCCTTCAATAATGATGATGGGTATTACAGAATCAAGATTGCTGTCATTAAAGTCGGATCACTAAGTCTTGATATTCCAAGAGGAGCATTCAATCCATATGGGAATGTGATCTTAGATAGTGGCACAGTATACACATTTCTACCACCAGAAGTACATGATTTGATATTAACTGCAATATCAAAGGCAATGGAAAGATTTGAGGTCCAACCAATTCCACCAAGACAAATAGGGGAGTTATGCTATAAGGGAAGTATTGGAGAGGATTTAAATGGATTTCCTACTATGACCATCCGTTTTAAAGGAAATGCTGAACTTGTTTTAGAGAGATGGAGTATTTTCATCCAAGTAGATTATTCAAATTTTTGCTTAGCTTTCCTTCCTACTGATGGTCGCAATGAGCCAAGCATGATTGGTACTATGGCTCAACAGTTCtacaattttgggtttgatctTGATGGAAAACAATTGTCTATAATCCGTTCTGTTTGCATTTACTAA